The following coding sequences lie in one Arabidopsis thaliana chromosome 3, partial sequence genomic window:
- the DMC1 gene encoding DNA repair (Rad51) family protein (DISRUPTION OF MEIOTIC CONTROL 1 (DMC1); FUNCTIONS IN: in 6 functions; INVOLVED IN: DNA repair, meiosis, chiasma assembly, reciprocal meiotic recombination, DNA metabolic process; LOCATED IN: nucleus; EXPRESSED IN: 25 plant structures; EXPRESSED DURING: 12 growth stages; CONTAINS InterPro DOMAIN/s: DNA recombination/repair protein RecA/RadB, ATP-binding domain (InterPro:IPR020588), DNA repair Rad51/transcription factor NusA, alpha-helical (InterPro:IPR010995), ATPase, AAA+ type, core (InterPro:IPR003593), Meiotic recombinase Dmc1 (InterPro:IPR011940), DNA recombination and repair protein, RecA-like (InterPro:IPR016467), DNA recombination/repair protein RecA, monomer-monomer interface (InterPro:IPR020587), DNA recombination and repair protein Rad51, C-terminal (InterPro:IPR013632); BEST Arabidopsis thaliana protein match is: RAS associated with diabetes protein 51 (TAIR:AT5G20850.1); Has 11998 Blast hits to 11924 proteins in 3797 species: Archae - 689; Bacteria - 8026; Metazoa - 742; Fungi - 447; Plants - 503; Viruses - 22; Other Eukaryotes - 1569 (source: NCBI BLink).): protein MMASLKAEETSQMQLVEREENDEDEDLFEMIDKLIAQGINAGDVKKLQEAGIHTCNGLMMHTKKNLTGIKGLSEAKVDKICEAAEKIVNFGYMTGSDALIKRKSVVKITTGCQALDDLLGGGIETSAITEAFGEFRSGKTQLAHTLCVTTQLPTNMKGGNGKVAYIDTEGTFRPDRIVPIAERFGMDPGAVLDNIIYARAYTYEHQYNLLLGLAAKMSEEPFRILIVDSIIALFRVDFTGRGELADRQQKLAQMLSRLIKIAEEFNVAVYMTNQVIADPGGGMFISDPKKPAGGHVLAHAATIRLLFRKGKGDTRVCKVYDAPNLAEAEASFQITQGGIADAKD, encoded by the exons ATGATGGCTTCTCTTAA AGCTGAAGAAACGAGCCAGATGCAGCTCGTTGAGCgtgaagaaaatgatgaagacgaagatcTATTTGAGATGATTGACAAAT TGATCGCACAAGGTATAAACGCAGGAGATGTGAAAAAGCTACAAGAAGCTGGGATCCATACCTGCAATGGTCTCATGATGCATACCAAGAAG AACCTTACTGGAATCAAAGGTTTATCTGAGGCCAAAGTTGACAAAATCTGTGAAGCTGCTGAGAAAATTGTG AACTTTGGATATATGACTGGAAGTGATGCTCTTATAAAG AGGAAATCAGTTGTAAAAATCACTACAGGGTGTCAAGCTCTCGATGATCTCTTAGGAG GTGGAATTGAAACCTCAGCCATCACAGAGGCTTTTGGGGAATTTAG GTCTGGGAAAACCCAATTAGCACATACCCTTTGTGTCACTACGCAG CTACCTACAAACATGAAAGGAGGGAATGGAAAAGTGGCATACATTGACACAGAGGGAACCTT CCGTCCTGATAGGATTGTCCCAATTGCTGAAAGATTTGGAATGGATCCAGGAGCTGTGCTTGACAAT ATCATTTATGCTCGTGCTTATACCTATGAGCATCAGTACAACTTGCTTCTTGGCCTTGCTGCAAAAATGTCTGAGGAACCATTTAGGATTCTG ATTGTTGACTCGATCATTGCTTTATTCCGAGTGGATTTCACTGGAAGAGGAGAACTCGCAGACCGCCAG CAAAAACTAGCTCAGATGCTTTCCAGGCTAATCAAAATTGCAGAGGAGTTCAACGTTGCTGTCTACATGACTAACCAAG TCATAGCTGACCCAGGTGGTGGAATGTTCATATCAGACCCAAAAAAGCCAGCAGGTGGTCATGTACTAGCTCACGCAGCCACCATCAGGCTCTTGTTCAGGAAAGGCAAAGGCGATACACGTGTCTGCAAAGTCTACGATGCTCCGAATCTCGCTGAAGCTGAAGCC AGTTTCCAGATTACTCAAGGAGGCATTGCTGACGCGAAGGATTAG
- the DMC1 gene encoding DNA repair (Rad51) family protein yields MMASLKAEETSQMQLVEREENDEDEDLFEMIDKLIAQGINAGDVKKLQEAGIHTCNGLMMHTKKNLTGIKGLSEAKVDKICEAAEKIVNFGYMTGSDALIKRKSVVKITTGCQALDDLLGGGIETSAITEAFGEFRSGKTQLAHTLCVTTQLPTNMKGGNGKVAYIDTEGTFRPDRIVPIAERFGMDPGAVLDNIIYARAYTYEHQYNLLLGLAAKMSEEPFRILIVDSIIALFRVDFTGRGELADRQQKLAQMLSRLIKIAEEFNVAVYMTNQVIADPGGGMFISDPKKPAGGHVLAHAATIRLLFRKGKGDTRVCKVYDAPNLAEAEAISF; encoded by the exons ATGATGGCTTCTCTTAA AGCTGAAGAAACGAGCCAGATGCAGCTCGTTGAGCgtgaagaaaatgatgaagacgaagatcTATTTGAGATGATTGACAAAT TGATCGCACAAGGTATAAACGCAGGAGATGTGAAAAAGCTACAAGAAGCTGGGATCCATACCTGCAATGGTCTCATGATGCATACCAAGAAG AACCTTACTGGAATCAAAGGTTTATCTGAGGCCAAAGTTGACAAAATCTGTGAAGCTGCTGAGAAAATTGTG AACTTTGGATATATGACTGGAAGTGATGCTCTTATAAAG AGGAAATCAGTTGTAAAAATCACTACAGGGTGTCAAGCTCTCGATGATCTCTTAGGAG GTGGAATTGAAACCTCAGCCATCACAGAGGCTTTTGGGGAATTTAG GTCTGGGAAAACCCAATTAGCACATACCCTTTGTGTCACTACGCAG CTACCTACAAACATGAAAGGAGGGAATGGAAAAGTGGCATACATTGACACAGAGGGAACCTT CCGTCCTGATAGGATTGTCCCAATTGCTGAAAGATTTGGAATGGATCCAGGAGCTGTGCTTGACAAT ATCATTTATGCTCGTGCTTATACCTATGAGCATCAGTACAACTTGCTTCTTGGCCTTGCTGCAAAAATGTCTGAGGAACCATTTAGGATTCTG ATTGTTGACTCGATCATTGCTTTATTCCGAGTGGATTTCACTGGAAGAGGAGAACTCGCAGACCGCCAG CAAAAACTAGCTCAGATGCTTTCCAGGCTAATCAAAATTGCAGAGGAGTTCAACGTTGCTGTCTACATGACTAACCAAG TCATAGCTGACCCAGGTGGTGGAATGTTCATATCAGACCCAAAAAAGCCAGCAGGTGGTCATGTACTAGCTCACGCAGCCACCATCAGGCTCTTGTTCAGGAAAGGCAAAGGCGATACACGTGTCTGCAAAGTCTACGATGCTCCGAATCTCGCTGAAGCTGAAGCCATATCCTTTTAA
- the APS1 gene encoding ATP sulfurylase 1 (ATP sulfurylase 1 (APS1); FUNCTIONS IN: sulfate adenylyltransferase (ATP) activity; INVOLVED IN: response to cadmium ion, response to salt stress; LOCATED IN: chloroplast, plasma membrane, chloroplast stroma; EXPRESSED IN: 24 plant structures; EXPRESSED DURING: 15 growth stages; CONTAINS InterPro DOMAIN/s: Rossmann-like alpha/beta/alpha sandwich fold (InterPro:IPR014729), Pseudouridine synthase/archaeosine transglycosylase-like (InterPro:IPR015947), Sulphate adenylyltransferase (InterPro:IPR002650); BEST Arabidopsis thaliana protein match is: Pseudouridine synthase/archaeosine transglycosylase-like family protein (TAIR:AT4G14680.1); Has 2073 Blast hits to 2070 proteins in 648 species: Archae - 98; Bacteria - 862; Metazoa - 241; Fungi - 201; Plants - 187; Viruses - 0; Other Eukaryotes - 484 (source: NCBI BLink).) — protein MASMAAVLSKTPFLSQPLTKSSPNSDLPFAAVSFPSKSLRRRVGSIRAGLIAPDGGKLVELIVEEPKRREKKHEAADLPRVELTAIDLQWMHVLSEGWASPLGGFMRESEFLQTLHFNSLRLDDGSVVNMSVPIVLAIDDEQKARIGESTRVALFNSDGNPVAILSDIEIYKHPKEERIARTWGTTAPGLPYVDEAITNAGNWLIGGDLEVLEPVKYNDGLDRFRLSPAELRKELEKRNADAVFAFQLRNPVHNGHALLMTDTRRRLLEMGYKNPILLLHPLGGFTKADDVPLDWRMKQHEKVLEDGVLDPETTVVSIFPSPMHYAGPTEVQWHAKARINAGANFYIVGRDPAGMGHPVEKRDLYDADHGKKVLSMAPGLERLNILPFRVAAYDKTQGKMAFFDPSRPQDFLFISGTKMRTLAKNNENPPDGFMCPGGWKVLVDYYESLTPAGNGRLPEVVPV, from the exons ATGGCTTCAATGGCTGCCGTCTTAAGCAAAACTCCATTCCTCTCTCAACCACTAACCAAATCATCTCCAAACTCCGATCTCCCCTTCGCCGCGGTTTCCTTCCCTTCCAAATCCCTACGCCGCCGCGTAGGATCAATCCGAGCCGGATTAATCGCTCCCGACGGTGGTAAGCTTGTAGAGCTCATCGTGGAAGAGCCAAAGCGGCGAGAGAAGAAACACGAGGCGGCGGATTTGCCACGTGTTGAGCTGACGGCGATTGACTTGCAATGGATGCATGTATTAAGCGAAGGCTGGGCAAGTCCACTCGGAGGTTTCATGAGAGAATCCGAGTTCCTCCAAACTCTTCATTTTAACTCGCTACGTCTTGACGACGGCTCCGTCGTTAACATGTCCGTGCCTATTGTTCTCGCTATTGACGATGAACAAAAAGCACGTATCGGCGAGTCTACACGTGTCGCTCTTTTCAATTCCGATGGTAACCCCGTCGCTATCCTCAGCGA TATTGAGATTTATAAGCATCCAAAGGAAGAAAGGATAGCTAGAACATGGGGTACGACGGCTCCAGGTTTGCCTTACGTAGACGAGGCGATAACTAATGCTGGAAACTGGCTCATTGGGGGTGATCTTGAGGTTCTTGAGCCAGTGAAGTACAATGATGGGCTTGATCGTTTCAGGCTTTCGCCTGCTGAGTTACGTAAAGAGTTGGAGAAGCGTAATGCGGATGCGGTGTTTGCTTTCCAGCTGAGGAATCCTGTTCATAATGGTCATGCTCTTCTTATGACTGATACTCGTAGGAGACTTCTTGAGATGGGTTACAAAAACCCTATTCTTTTGCTTCATCCGTTAGGTGGGTTTACAAAGGCTGATGATGTTCCTTTAGATTGGAGGATGAAGCAACACGAGAAg GTTCTAGAGGATGGTGTTCTCGATCCGGAGACTACAGTGGTTTCGATATTCCCGTCACCTATGCATTACGCTGGTCCAACCGAAGTGCAGTGGCACGCAAAGGCTAGAATCAATGCTGGTGCTAACTTTTACATTGTGGGTCGTGATCCTGCTGGGATGGGTCATCCAGTAGAGAAACGTGATCTTTACGATGCTGATCATGGAAAGAAAGTACTAAGCATGGCACCAGGACTCGAACGACTCAACATCCTTCCTTTCAGG GTTGCTGCATATGACAAGACGCAAGGCAAGATGGCTTTCTTCGATCCCTCGAGGCCTCAAGATTTCTTGTTCATCTCCGGCACTAAG ATGCGCACATTGGCAAAGAACAACGAAAACCCGCCAGACGGTTTTATGTGCCCAGGTGGATGGAAAGTTCTGGTGGATTACTATGAGAGCTTGACTCCGGCGGGTAATGGTAGACTACCAGAAGTGGTTCCGGTGTAA